Proteins encoded together in one Apteryx mantelli isolate bAptMan1 unplaced genomic scaffold, bAptMan1.hap1 HAP1_SCAFFOLD_20, whole genome shotgun sequence window:
- the LOC136995964 gene encoding olfactory receptor 14C36-like — translation MRNKELKDALKKLIQLSTCTQRERMPNSSSLNVFLLRAFADTRELQLLHFSLFLGIYLAALLGNGLIITAVACDHHLHTPMYFFLLNLSLLDLGTISVIVPKSMANSLWDTRAFSYLGCAAQVFFLVFFMLTEYCLLTVMAYDHYVAICKPLHYGTLMGNRACVRMTGAAWGSGFVNALLHIGYAFSIPLCQGNTVDQFFCEIPQILKLSCSDSYLREVGVTVVGACLVFGCFLFIVLSYVQIFSAVLRMPSEQGQHKAFSMCLPHLAVVSLFVSTVIFVYLKPPSLSSPALDLLVTVLYALVPPAVNNLIYSKRNKELKEALKKLFKLVVFQQQ, via the coding sequence tccacctgCACCCAGAGGGAGCGAATGCCCAACAGTAGCTCCCTCAATGTGTTCCTCCTCcgggcatttgcagacacacgggaacttcagctcttgcacttctcgctcttcctgggcatctacctggctgccctcctgggcaatggcctcatcatcacagccgtagcctgtgaccaccacctccacacccccatgtacttcttcctcctcaacctctccctcctcgaccttggcaccatctccgtcattgtccccaaatccatggccaattccctgtgggacaccagggccttttcctacttgggatgtgctgcccaggtctttttcttggtcttctttatgttgacagagtattgtcttctcactgtcatggcctatgaccactacgttgccatctgcaaacccctacactatggcacactcatgggcaacagagcttgtgtcagaatgacAGGAGCTGCCTGGGGGAGTGGTTttgtcaatgctctcctgcacattgGGTAcgcattttccataccactctgccaaggaaacacagtggaccagttcttctgtgagattccccagatcctcaagctctcctgctcagactcctacctcagggaagttggggttactgtggttggtgcctgtttagtctttgggtgtttccttttcattgtactgtcctacgtgcagatcttcagtgctgtgctgaggatgccctctgagcagggccaacacaaagccttttccatgtgcctgcctcacctggctgtggtctccctgtttgtcagcactgtcatctttgtctacctgaagcccccttccctctcctcgccagctctggatctgctggtgactgttctgtacgcattggtacctccagcagtgaacaATCTTATCTACAGCaagaggaacaaagagctcaaggaggcactgaagaaattgtTTAAGCTGGTagtatttcagcagcaatga